The following are encoded together in the Strongyloides ratti genome assembly S_ratti_ED321, chromosome : 2 genome:
- a CDS encoding Putative transferase CAF17, mitochondrial: MLQSYLLPFRKLISIKGSESFSFLQALLTKDLRKLDKTNNGIEFSFLLNSRGRIVTDLLVYKVEDEFLLEMDHTIVQRMLKLLNLYKIRRNVIITDSDKNVNFTVEQINDNPNAYKDPRTNTFGTRILSNKDVDVNINKDEEKNYHLRRMVFGIPEGNFETENELPLNMNGDLMNGINFDKGCYVGQELTARTNFVGVVRKRLLPLKFESKLVSDSTQLFDENNKRIGKLIKRIDNLGIGIVAIDKIDKEIVCNHEKVFVLKPEWWKN; encoded by the exons ATGTTACAAAGCTATTTATTACCATTTAGGAAGTTAATTTCCATAAAAGGTAGTGAATCGTTTTCATTTCTTCAAGCACTATTAACTAAAGATTTAAG aaaattagaTAAAACTAATAATGGTATTGAATTTTCCTTTCTTCTTAATTCCAGAGGAAGAATTGTTACAGATCTTTTGGTATATAAAGTAGAAGATGAATTTCTTTTAGAGATGGATCATACAATAGTTCAGAggatgttaaaattattaaatttatataaaatacggagaaatgttattattacagatagtgataaaaatgttaattttactGTAGaacaaataaatgataatccAAATGCTTACAAGGATCCACGAACTAATACATTTGGAACAAGAATTTTGAGCAATAAGGATGTTGATGTTAACATAAACAaagatgaagaaaaaaattatcatttaagaAGAATGGTTTTTGGAATACCTGAAGGTAATTTTGAAACTGAGAATGAATTACCATTAAATATGAATGGTGATTTAATGAATGGAATTAATTTTGACAAAGGATGCTACGTTGGTCAAGAATTAACTGCAAGAACAAATTTTGTTGGTGTTGTAAGAAAAAGATTACTAcctttaaaatttgaatctAAACTTGTTAGTGATAGTACACAATTAtttgatgaaaataataaaagaataggCAAATTAATAAAACGTATAGATAATTTAGGTATTGGAATTGTTgctattgataaaattgataaagaaaTAGTATGTAATCatgaaaaagtttttgttTTGAAACCTGAATGGTGGAAGAATTag
- a CDS encoding AT06125p: protein MGILEKISDIEKEISRTQVNKRTEMHLGFLKAKLAKLRSELLEPTSKNGPKGVGFDVTKSGDARCALIGFPSVGKSTFLSTVTKTESAVAAYAFTTLTAIPGKIEYNGANIQLLDLPGIIEGAAQGKGRGRQVIATCKSADLVLMMLDAHKGEIQKDLLTRELESAGIRLNQQPPDIYYKQKKIGGIKFNKTVPLTKVNEKLIITILHSYKIFNADVVFREDASVDEFIDVVLGNRVYMKCLYIYNKIDSVSLEEVNRLARLPHSVVISCNLKLNLDYLLEKIWEYLALIRVYTKKPGNPPDLGPEDGIILRGCSTVENCCQNLHRALVNEFKYAIVWGTSTKFSPQRVGLTHKLDHEDVIQIMKK, encoded by the coding sequence ATGGGTATCTTGGAAAAAATTAGTGATATTGAGAAAGAAATATCTCGCACTCAAGTCAACAAAAGAACAGAAATGCACTTGGGTTTTTTAAAAGCCAAATTAGCTAAATTACGAAGTGAATTGTTAGAGCCCACAAGTAAAAATGGTCCAAAAGGAGTTGGATTTGATGTCACAAAAAGTGGTGATGCTAGATGTGCTCTTATTGGATTTCCAAGTGTAGGAAAATCTACATTTTTATCTACAGTTACAAAGACAGAATCAGCTGTTGCTGCATACGCTTTTACGACTCTTACAGCTATTCCTGGAAAGATCGAATATAATGGAGCTAATATTCAACTACTTGATTTACCTGGTATTATTGAAGGTGCAGCTCAAGGTAAAGGTCGTGGAAGACAAGTTATAGCAACATGTAAATCGGCAGATTTAGTTCTGATGATGTTAGATGCACATAAAGGAGAAATTCAAAAAGATTTGCTTACAAGAGAATTGGAAAGTGCAGGAATACGCTTAAATCAACAACCACctgatatttattataagcaaaaaaaaattggtgGAATTAAATTCAATAAAACAGTTCCTTTGACAAAAGTAAATGAAAAACTGATAATTACAATATTACACtcttacaaaatttttaatgcaGATGTCGTTTTTAGAGAAGATGCTTCTGTAGATGAGTTTATTGATGTTGTACTTGGAAATAGGGTTTACATGAAgtgtttatatatttataacaagATCGATTCTGTAAGTCTAGAAGAGGTAAATAGATTAGCTAGGTTGCCGCATTCCGTTGTTATTAgttgtaatttaaaattgaatttgGATTATTTATTAGAGAAAATATGGGAATATCTTGCTTTGATTCGAGTATATACCAAGAAACCTGGAAATCCACCCGATCTTGGACCTGAAGATGGTATTATTCTAAGAGGATGTTCTACAGTTGAAAACTGTTGTCAAAATTTACATAGAGCTCTTgtaaatgaatttaaatatgCAATTGTATGGGGTACTTCTACTAAGTTTTCTCCTCAAAGAGTTGGATTAACTCATAAATTAGATCATGAAGATGTTAttcaaataatgaaaaaataa